One region of Populus trichocarpa isolate Nisqually-1 chromosome 4, P.trichocarpa_v4.1, whole genome shotgun sequence genomic DNA includes:
- the LOC7468383 gene encoding stress-induced protein KIN2 gives MADNTQKMSYQAGETKGQAQEKASNLMDRADNAAQSAKESVQEAGQQVREKAQGAVEGVKNATGMNK, from the exons ATGGCTGACAACACCCAGAAGATGAGCTACCAAGCTGGTGAGACCAAAGGCCAAGCTCAG GAGAAGGCCAGCAACTTGATGGACAGAGCTGACAATGCTGCTCAATCTGCAAAGGAATCAGTGCAAGAG GCTGGTCAGCAGGTGAGGGAAAAGGCACAGGGAGCTGTTGAAGGAGTAAAGAATGCAACTGGCATGAACAAGTGA